In Pectobacterium aroidearum, the following are encoded in one genomic region:
- the argA gene encoding amino-acid N-acetyltransferase, with the protein MQRGLAVKERSTELVQGFRHSVPYINAHRGKTFVIMLGGEAIEHANFSSIVNDIGLLHSLGIKLVVVYGARPQIDANLTTHHYEPHYHKNTRITDSTTLELVKQAAGMLQLDITARLSMSLNNTPLQGAHINVVSGNFIIAQPLGVDDGVDYCHSGRIRRIDEEAVHRQLNSGAIVLLGPVAVSVTGESFNLTSEEVATQLAIKLKAEKMIGFCSSQGVTNEEGSIISELFPDDAQRRIDTLEQTGDYHSGTVRFLRGAVKACRSGVRRSHLISYQDDGALLQELFSRDGIGTQIVMESAEQVRRATINDIGGILELIRPLEEQGILVRRSREQLEMEIDKFTVVVRDNLTIACAALYPFPEESIGEMACVAVHPDYRSSSRGDMLLMRIAAQARQQGLQKLFVLTTHSIHWFQERGFLPAEVEMLPKKKQALYNYQRRSKILVLDL; encoded by the coding sequence ATGCAAAGAGGGCTCGCAGTGAAGGAACGTAGTACAGAACTGGTTCAGGGCTTCCGCCATTCAGTTCCCTATATCAATGCCCACCGTGGCAAAACGTTTGTCATCATGTTAGGTGGCGAAGCCATTGAACATGCCAACTTCTCTAGCATCGTAAATGATATCGGGCTGCTGCACAGTCTGGGGATCAAGCTGGTGGTCGTTTATGGCGCTCGCCCCCAGATCGATGCCAACCTGACAACGCACCACTACGAGCCTCACTACCATAAAAACACCCGCATCACCGACAGCACCACGCTGGAATTGGTCAAGCAGGCTGCGGGGATGTTGCAGTTGGACATCACGGCCCGACTGTCGATGAGCCTGAACAACACGCCGCTGCAAGGTGCCCACATTAATGTCGTCAGCGGTAATTTTATTATCGCGCAGCCGCTTGGCGTGGATGACGGCGTGGACTACTGCCACAGCGGCCGTATTCGTCGTATTGATGAAGAAGCCGTTCACCGCCAGTTGAATAGCGGCGCAATTGTCCTGCTCGGGCCAGTTGCGGTTTCTGTCACAGGTGAAAGTTTCAATTTAACCTCGGAAGAGGTCGCGACCCAGCTCGCCATTAAGCTGAAGGCAGAGAAGATGATCGGCTTCTGCTCATCTCAGGGCGTGACCAATGAAGAAGGCAGCATCATTTCCGAGCTGTTCCCGGATGACGCACAGCGGCGTATTGACACGCTCGAACAGACTGGCGATTACCATTCAGGCACCGTCAGATTCCTGCGCGGTGCGGTCAAAGCCTGCCGTAGCGGTGTACGCCGTAGCCATCTGATCAGCTATCAGGACGACGGCGCACTGCTACAGGAGCTGTTCTCACGTGACGGTATCGGTACACAGATCGTGATGGAGAGCGCCGAGCAGGTTCGCCGTGCGACCATCAATGATATCGGCGGTATTCTGGAACTGATTCGCCCGCTGGAAGAACAAGGTATTCTGGTGAGACGCTCGCGCGAGCAGTTGGAAATGGAGATCGACAAATTCACCGTCGTGGTACGCGATAACCTGACCATCGCCTGCGCTGCGCTGTACCCGTTCCCAGAAGAGAGTATCGGCGAAATGGCCTGCGTCGCGGTTCACCCAGATTACCGCAGTTCATCACGCGGCGATATGCTGTTGATGCGCATTGCAGCTCAGGCGCGTCAGCAAGGTCTGCAAAAGCTGTTCGTGCTGACGACGCACAGCATCCACTGGTTCCAGGAACGCGGATTTTTACCCGCCGAAGTAGAAATGCTGCCGAAGAAGAAACAGGCGCTGTATAACTACCAGCGTCGCTCAAAGATTCTGGTGCTGGATCTCTGA
- a CDS encoding LacI family DNA-binding transcriptional regulator, translated as MKRDKNASSTPPRAPTLEDVARAAGISPMTVSRALNNPKIVRAETVNRVMEAVRATGYIPNMLAGGLASRRSKLIAVVVPQINNNMFVDTVQAISDELAARGYHMLLCVAGYTNESEAELVATLLSRRPDGIVLTGIHHTPELKRLLLNATIPVVEIWDLTPTPLDMLVGFSHESIGNTIGHYLLGKGHSRFGLVWTEDTRAGLRKKGIYDVIQKQPGSHVREAIAPWPATLALGRQGLNDLLADGENFDAIICSSDTLAQGVMIEAAARGLAVPKKLAVMGFGDLDFAAHSIPSITTVRIDRWKIGTDAAAMLAEKIEGKSMPSPIVDIGFSLIERESA; from the coding sequence TTGAAACGCGATAAGAACGCCAGCAGCACTCCACCGCGAGCCCCCACGCTTGAAGATGTCGCACGTGCCGCAGGCATTTCACCCATGACCGTCAGCCGCGCGTTGAACAACCCGAAGATTGTGCGAGCGGAAACCGTAAACAGGGTGATGGAAGCCGTCCGCGCTACGGGCTACATCCCCAACATGTTAGCGGGCGGATTGGCTTCCAGACGCAGTAAGCTGATTGCCGTCGTGGTGCCGCAGATCAATAACAACATGTTCGTTGATACCGTTCAGGCGATAAGCGATGAGCTGGCAGCTCGCGGTTACCACATGCTGCTGTGCGTCGCGGGCTATACCAATGAATCCGAGGCGGAGCTTGTCGCCACCCTGCTTTCTCGTCGCCCGGACGGCATCGTCCTCACCGGTATTCACCACACGCCCGAACTCAAACGTCTTCTGCTTAACGCCACGATTCCCGTTGTTGAAATCTGGGATCTCACACCAACGCCGCTCGATATGCTAGTTGGTTTTTCCCATGAAAGTATCGGGAACACTATCGGGCATTATTTACTGGGTAAAGGACATTCGCGCTTCGGTCTGGTGTGGACAGAAGACACGCGTGCCGGACTGCGTAAGAAAGGGATTTACGACGTCATACAAAAACAACCGGGCAGTCATGTACGTGAGGCCATCGCTCCCTGGCCCGCCACACTGGCACTCGGGCGACAGGGGTTGAACGATCTTCTCGCCGATGGCGAGAATTTTGACGCCATTATTTGCAGTTCCGATACGCTGGCGCAGGGCGTAATGATCGAAGCCGCAGCCAGAGGATTAGCGGTGCCGAAGAAACTGGCAGTGATGGGATTTGGCGATCTCGATTTCGCCGCTCACAGCATACCGAGCATTACCACCGTCAGGATCGATCGCTGGAAAATCGGCACCGATGCAGCAGCAATGCTGGCGGAAAAGATTGAGGGGAAAAGCATGCCCTCCCCCATCGTGGATATTGGGTTTTCACTGATTGAGCGCGAATCTGCCTGA
- the recD gene encoding exodeoxyribonuclease V subunit alpha produces the protein MIALLETALARRLLRPLDIQFARMLADETQPDLLLAAACLSAHSGAGHVCLPLENLQAQTLFDGRDPELAQQLLTEAGLNTVSAWQQRLLASDAVSDGTTSTPLVLQGEKLYLQRSWQSEGRVARFIASERDTISIDEPAIRSVLERLFPDTGEEVDWQKVAAAVALTRRIAIISGGPGTGKTTTVARLLAALIELNTGEALRIQLAAPTGKAAARLTESLGQALHRLSVEPQQREAFPQEATTLHRLLGAVTDSQRLRHHQDNPLHLDVLIVDEASMVDLPMMANVIAALPPHARIIFLGDRDQLASVEAGAVLGDICRFAEAGYSRARAQQLQRLTGCKLDESGPEGQATVSDSICLLRRSYRFDPHSGIGQLALAVNGGDDVRVRAVLNGKFADITCSPLAEAEEYQAMLAQCVEGYRDYLQLIAAGASPDAVLLAFQRYRQLCALREGPFGVAGLNQRIEQALHQAGLIQRSRNPLNRWYPGRPVMIERNDAALGLFNGDIGIAMTGESGELRVFFPLPNGETKDVTPSRLPPHETAYAMTVHKSQGSEFDHTALVLPNHYLPVLTRELVYTAITRARQRLSLYTDIRILCRAVKTPTQRYSGLEERISALMARS, from the coding sequence ATGATTGCCTTACTTGAAACGGCACTGGCGCGACGGCTGCTGCGCCCGTTGGATATTCAGTTTGCCAGAATGCTGGCGGATGAGACGCAGCCCGATCTGCTACTAGCCGCCGCTTGTCTTAGCGCGCATTCGGGCGCGGGACATGTGTGTTTACCGCTGGAGAATTTGCAGGCACAGACGCTGTTTGACGGCCGCGATCCTGAGTTGGCGCAGCAGCTGCTTACGGAGGCAGGGTTAAACACGGTTTCTGCATGGCAACAGCGTTTGTTGGCGTCTGATGCTGTCAGTGACGGCACGACGTCAACGCCGCTGGTGCTGCAAGGAGAAAAACTGTATTTACAGCGTAGCTGGCAGAGTGAGGGGCGTGTAGCGCGGTTTATCGCCAGCGAGCGCGATACGATATCGATTGATGAACCTGCGATCCGATCGGTTCTGGAGCGGCTGTTTCCTGACACGGGCGAAGAGGTTGACTGGCAGAAGGTGGCCGCTGCTGTCGCATTGACGCGCCGCATTGCGATTATTTCCGGCGGACCGGGGACGGGGAAAACCACGACGGTCGCCAGGCTGTTGGCGGCGCTGATTGAGCTGAATACGGGAGAGGCGTTACGTATTCAATTAGCCGCGCCGACCGGGAAAGCGGCTGCGCGGCTAACGGAGTCGCTGGGGCAGGCTCTGCACCGTCTGTCTGTGGAACCTCAACAGCGGGAAGCGTTCCCGCAAGAGGCGACGACGCTGCATCGACTGTTGGGCGCGGTGACGGATAGTCAGCGCCTGCGTCACCATCAGGACAATCCGCTGCATCTGGATGTGCTGATTGTGGATGAGGCGTCGATGGTCGATCTGCCGATGATGGCGAATGTGATCGCTGCGCTTCCGCCACACGCCAGAATTATCTTTCTTGGCGATCGCGATCAGCTGGCGTCCGTCGAGGCGGGAGCAGTACTGGGAGATATCTGTCGTTTTGCCGAGGCGGGCTATAGCCGCGCGCGGGCGCAGCAACTGCAGCGGCTGACGGGCTGTAAATTGGATGAAAGTGGTCCTGAAGGACAGGCGACGGTCAGTGACAGTATCTGTCTGTTGCGCCGGAGCTACCGTTTCGATCCGCATTCCGGTATTGGCCAACTGGCGCTGGCCGTGAACGGCGGCGATGATGTTCGCGTGCGTGCGGTGCTGAATGGCAAGTTTGCTGATATCACCTGTAGTCCATTAGCTGAGGCTGAAGAGTATCAGGCCATGCTGGCACAGTGTGTTGAAGGGTATCGCGATTATCTGCAACTGATTGCTGCGGGAGCCTCGCCGGATGCTGTGCTGCTTGCCTTCCAGCGCTATCGCCAGCTGTGCGCGCTGCGCGAAGGGCCGTTTGGTGTAGCAGGGCTGAATCAGCGCATCGAGCAGGCTTTGCATCAGGCTGGGCTGATTCAGCGCAGTCGTAATCCGCTTAACCGCTGGTATCCCGGCCGCCCAGTCATGATTGAACGGAATGATGCCGCATTGGGCCTCTTCAATGGCGATATTGGTATCGCCATGACGGGGGAAAGCGGTGAACTACGCGTGTTTTTCCCCTTGCCGAATGGCGAAACCAAAGACGTCACGCCAAGCCGTTTGCCGCCGCACGAAACGGCCTATGCGATGACGGTACATAAATCGCAAGGGTCGGAGTTCGATCATACCGCGCTGGTGTTGCCTAACCACTATTTGCCGGTGCTGACGAGGGAGTTGGTGTATACCGCCATCACCCGTGCACGCCAGCGTTTATCTCTCTATACCGACATCAGGATCCTCTGTCGTGCGGTGAAGACGCCAACGCAGCGCTATAGCGGTTTGGAAGAGCGAATTAGCGCGTTAATGGCACGTTCTTGA
- a CDS encoding L-talarate/galactarate dehydratase yields the protein MTISANSAAVSYAKVTNVRTAAESGDRIEWVKLSLAFLPLATPVSDAKVLTGRQKPLTEVAIIFAEIRSRDGFEGVGFSYSKRAGGQGIYAHAKEIADNLLGEDPNDIDKIYTKLLWAGASVGRSGMAVQAISPLDIALWDMKAKRAGLPLSKLLGSHRDSVQCYNTSGGFLHTPLDQVLKNVVISRESGIGGIKLKVGQPNTAEDIRRLTAVREALGDDFPLMVDANQQWDRETAIRMGRKMEAFNLIWIEEPLDAYDVEGHAALTAALDTPIATGEMLTSFREHEQLILGNASDFVQPDAPRVGGISPFLKIMDLAAKHGRKLAPHFAMEVHLHLAAAYPIEPWLEHFEWLNPLFNEQLELRDGRMWVSDRLGLGFTLSEQARKWTTLSCEFGKQP from the coding sequence ATGACCATCAGTGCAAATTCAGCGGCGGTGAGCTATGCGAAAGTCACGAACGTCAGAACGGCTGCCGAGTCGGGCGATCGAATTGAATGGGTAAAACTCTCTCTGGCGTTTTTGCCGCTAGCGACGCCGGTTAGCGATGCGAAAGTGCTGACCGGAAGGCAGAAACCGCTGACCGAAGTGGCGATTATTTTTGCGGAAATTCGCAGTCGTGATGGGTTTGAAGGCGTGGGGTTCAGCTACTCCAAGCGGGCGGGTGGACAGGGCATTTATGCGCACGCGAAAGAGATTGCGGATAACCTGTTGGGCGAAGATCCGAACGATATCGATAAGATCTATACCAAGCTGCTGTGGGCCGGGGCATCGGTTGGCCGCAGTGGAATGGCGGTGCAGGCAATTTCTCCGCTCGACATCGCCCTGTGGGACATGAAAGCCAAGCGGGCAGGTTTGCCCTTGTCTAAGCTGTTGGGATCACACCGCGACTCCGTACAGTGCTACAACACCTCCGGCGGCTTCCTGCATACGCCATTGGATCAGGTATTAAAAAATGTCGTGATCTCTCGTGAAAGTGGTATCGGTGGGATAAAACTGAAAGTCGGGCAGCCAAATACGGCTGAGGATATCCGTCGCCTCACAGCAGTGCGCGAAGCGCTGGGAGACGATTTCCCGCTGATGGTGGATGCCAATCAGCAGTGGGATCGCGAAACGGCGATTCGAATGGGGAGAAAGATGGAAGCCTTTAACCTGATCTGGATTGAAGAGCCGCTGGACGCCTACGACGTGGAAGGCCATGCGGCGCTGACAGCGGCGCTGGATACGCCGATTGCCACTGGCGAGATGCTGACCAGTTTCCGCGAGCATGAACAGCTGATCCTCGGTAACGCTAGTGATTTTGTGCAGCCGGATGCACCGCGTGTGGGCGGGATTTCTCCTTTCCTGAAGATCATGGATTTGGCCGCGAAGCATGGACGTAAGCTGGCACCGCACTTTGCGATGGAAGTGCATTTGCATCTGGCCGCAGCCTATCCGATTGAACCCTGGTTGGAACACTTCGAGTGGCTGAATCCGCTTTTCAACGAGCAGCTAGAGTTGCGCGATGGGCGGATGTGGGTATCCGATCGTCTGGGGCTGGGATTTACGCTAAGTGAACAGGCAAGGAAGTGGACAACGCTAAGCTGTGAATTTGGCAAGCAGCCATAA
- the recB gene encoding exodeoxyribonuclease V subunit beta, with amino-acid sequence MNSAAPQSLDVMTLPLLGERLIEASAGTGKTYTLAALYLRLLLGLGKQAAYPRPLLVEEILVVTFTEAATEELRERIRARIHALRIACLRKSAQGEESEKPKDASLAQLLAEISDHRDAADVLLAAERQMDEAAIYTIHGFCQRMLSTNAFESGVLFEQVLIEDEQPLRRQACADFWRRYCYPLPVEVARIVGLEWKGPENLLADLAPYLHGEAPAFRLMPEEDETLQSRHDKIVATIDAYKQCWLASAADLEALISASGVDKRSYSSKHLPNWLQKVTQWAEQQPTLDYQLPKDLVRFSQQALIEKTKKGEPPVHALFEETDRLLATPLSLRDLVIVRALSAIRESVSEEKRQRAELGFDDLLSRLDVALQQPGGERLASAIRERYPVAMIDEFQDTDPQQYRIFRTLYVGQPQCGLLLIGDPKQAIYAFRGADIFTYMHARGEVAAHYTLGTNWRSSHQMVHGVNRLFERLEYPFIFQNIPFLPVKPAESKRGLVFEVAGKPQPALQFWLTGSEPIGIGDYQQRMARQCAAQIRDWLAASQRNEAWLVTDDSRRLVKASDMSVLVRSRREASLVRDALSRLSIPSVYLSNRDSVFSTPEASDMLWLLQAVLAPEQERTLRSAMATALMGLDAGQVDALGQSETAWDALVDEFAGYRALWRQKGVLPMLRALMSRHQLAENLLASAEGERRLTDILHIGELLQDASATLDSEHALVRWLSQQIVQPNPQAENQQLRLESDRHLVQIVTIHKSKGLEYPLVWLPFISHFRVQDQGIYHDRESYQAVLDLQNHEESQTLAEEERLAEDLRLLYVALTRSIYHCSVGVAPIQRSRKKDGSSDMHQSALGYLLQRGKEAEAATLVSELEGMVGDGVALTPLQATEEQRWQPDRPELAELRARHIERQLRDGWRVTSYSGLQQHGSAGAQDLVPRLDIEAIGERQEGDETQLTPHTFPRGASPGTFLHSLFETLDFTQPVDDGWLTEQLQLQGFEAHWQPVLKAWMDTLLQTPLNEQGITLSALDNADKQAELQFYIPIEAPIQAAQLDRLAKHHDPLSARCPALSFQQVKGMLKGFIDLVFRWEGRYYLLDYKSNWLGPDASAYTQTAMMQSMAEHRYDLQYQLYTLALHRYLRHRIADYDYERHFGGVFYLFLRGVEESHPGNGIFACRPSAEFVFGLDTLFKGKTPDDADTGIPS; translated from the coding sequence ATGAACAGCGCCGCGCCGCAATCATTAGACGTCATGACGTTGCCGCTCCTGGGGGAGCGGCTGATTGAGGCGTCGGCCGGAACAGGGAAAACCTATACGCTGGCGGCGCTCTACCTGCGCCTGCTACTGGGGCTGGGTAAGCAAGCAGCTTACCCACGTCCGCTACTGGTCGAGGAAATTCTGGTTGTGACCTTTACGGAGGCGGCGACCGAAGAACTGCGGGAACGTATTCGAGCCAGAATCCACGCTTTACGCATCGCCTGCCTGCGTAAAAGCGCGCAGGGTGAAGAGTCGGAGAAGCCTAAAGATGCTTCGCTAGCACAATTGCTGGCGGAGATTTCTGACCATCGCGATGCGGCTGACGTCTTGCTGGCGGCCGAACGACAAATGGACGAGGCGGCGATCTACACGATCCATGGTTTCTGCCAGCGTATGCTCAGTACCAATGCGTTTGAGTCTGGTGTGCTTTTTGAACAGGTGCTGATAGAAGATGAGCAGCCACTGCGCCGTCAGGCCTGCGCCGACTTTTGGCGTCGTTATTGCTATCCGTTGCCGGTAGAGGTCGCACGTATTGTCGGTCTGGAGTGGAAAGGGCCGGAAAACCTGCTGGCCGATCTGGCTCCCTATCTGCACGGTGAAGCGCCTGCATTTCGCTTGATGCCAGAAGAGGATGAAACGCTGCAGAGTCGGCACGATAAGATCGTGGCGACGATCGACGCGTATAAACAATGCTGGCTGGCGTCAGCAGCGGACCTGGAAGCGTTGATTAGTGCTTCTGGCGTCGATAAACGCAGCTACAGCAGTAAGCATCTACCCAACTGGCTACAGAAAGTCACGCAGTGGGCAGAGCAGCAGCCGACGCTGGATTACCAACTGCCGAAGGATCTGGTACGGTTTTCCCAGCAAGCGCTCATTGAAAAGACGAAGAAAGGAGAACCGCCCGTTCATGCCCTTTTTGAGGAAACAGACCGGCTGCTCGCCACACCGCTGTCACTGCGTGATTTAGTGATTGTGCGTGCACTGTCGGCAATCCGAGAGTCAGTGAGTGAGGAAAAGCGGCAGCGTGCAGAGCTAGGGTTTGACGATCTGCTGAGCCGTCTGGATGTTGCGCTGCAACAGCCGGGCGGGGAACGGCTTGCCAGCGCCATTCGCGAACGCTATCCGGTGGCGATGATCGATGAATTTCAGGATACCGACCCCCAGCAGTACCGTATTTTTCGGACGCTGTATGTCGGGCAGCCGCAGTGTGGGCTGCTGTTGATCGGTGATCCTAAGCAGGCTATTTATGCGTTTCGCGGTGCGGATATTTTTACCTATATGCACGCGCGCGGAGAAGTGGCTGCACATTATACGCTGGGCACGAACTGGCGATCGTCACACCAGATGGTACATGGCGTTAATCGTCTATTTGAACGCCTCGAATATCCTTTTATTTTTCAAAACATCCCGTTCCTACCGGTCAAGCCTGCCGAATCTAAGCGCGGTTTGGTGTTTGAGGTTGCCGGGAAGCCGCAGCCTGCACTGCAATTCTGGCTAACGGGTTCAGAACCGATTGGCATAGGGGATTACCAGCAGCGGATGGCGCGCCAGTGTGCGGCGCAGATTCGTGACTGGCTCGCCGCCAGCCAGCGTAATGAAGCCTGGTTGGTTACCGATGATTCCCGGCGTTTGGTCAAGGCATCCGACATGAGTGTGCTGGTGCGTAGCCGACGTGAAGCCTCGCTGGTTCGTGATGCGCTGAGCCGTTTGTCTATACCTTCGGTGTATCTGTCCAATCGCGACAGCGTATTCAGTACGCCGGAAGCCAGCGATATGTTGTGGTTGTTGCAGGCGGTGCTGGCTCCAGAGCAGGAGCGCACGTTACGCAGCGCGATGGCGACGGCTCTGATGGGGTTGGATGCCGGACAGGTTGATGCATTAGGGCAAAGCGAAACCGCGTGGGATGCGCTAGTAGATGAATTTGCGGGTTATCGCGCGTTGTGGCGTCAGAAAGGCGTACTGCCCATGCTGCGTGCACTGATGAGTCGCCATCAATTGGCGGAGAACCTGCTGGCGAGCGCGGAAGGGGAACGCCGTCTCACCGATATTCTGCATATCGGTGAGTTGTTGCAGGATGCCTCGGCAACGCTCGATAGTGAACACGCGCTGGTGCGCTGGCTATCGCAACAGATTGTTCAGCCGAATCCGCAGGCAGAGAACCAGCAACTGCGTCTGGAAAGCGATCGCCATCTGGTGCAGATCGTGACGATCCATAAATCGAAAGGGCTGGAATATCCGCTGGTGTGGTTGCCTTTCATTAGCCACTTCCGCGTGCAGGATCAGGGTATTTATCACGATCGCGAGAGCTATCAGGCCGTGTTGGATCTGCAAAATCATGAAGAAAGCCAGACGCTGGCGGAAGAAGAGCGGCTGGCGGAAGATTTACGTTTGTTGTATGTCGCGCTGACCCGTTCTATTTATCACTGTAGCGTCGGCGTCGCACCGATTCAGCGGTCACGTAAGAAAGACGGTAGCAGCGATATGCACCAGAGCGCGCTGGGTTATTTACTCCAGCGTGGTAAAGAAGCTGAGGCTGCCACGTTGGTTAGCGAGCTGGAAGGCATGGTCGGTGACGGTGTTGCATTAACACCGTTACAGGCAACGGAAGAACAGCGCTGGCAGCCGGATAGACCAGAATTGGCGGAGCTACGGGCTCGCCACATTGAACGCCAGCTGCGCGATGGCTGGCGAGTCACCAGCTATTCAGGGCTTCAGCAACATGGTTCCGCAGGCGCGCAGGATCTGGTTCCGCGTCTGGATATTGAGGCGATAGGCGAGCGTCAGGAAGGGGATGAAACTCAACTGACGCCACATACGTTCCCGCGCGGCGCAAGTCCGGGGACGTTTTTACATAGCCTGTTTGAAACGCTGGATTTCACTCAACCCGTTGATGATGGCTGGCTGACCGAGCAGTTGCAGCTACAGGGGTTTGAAGCCCACTGGCAACCGGTGTTGAAGGCGTGGATGGATACGCTTTTGCAGACGCCGCTTAACGAACAGGGGATTACGCTATCGGCGCTGGATAATGCAGATAAGCAGGCTGAATTGCAGTTTTATATCCCGATCGAGGCACCGATACAGGCGGCGCAGTTGGATCGGCTGGCAAAGCATCACGATCCGCTATCTGCTCGCTGTCCGGCACTCTCTTTTCAGCAGGTGAAAGGTATGCTGAAGGGGTTTATCGATCTGGTGTTCCGCTGGGAAGGGCGCTATTACCTGCTGGACTACAAATCCAATTGGCTTGGCCCTGATGCCAGTGCGTACACCCAGACAGCCATGATGCAGTCGATGGCCGAACACCGCTATGACCTGCAATATCAGCTCTACACGCTGGCCTTGCATCGCTATCTCCGTCACCGCATTGCGGATTACGACTATGAGCGCCATTTTGGCGGCGTGTTTTATCTGTTTTTACGCGGCGTTGAGGAATCTCACCCCGGCAATGGCATCTTTGCTTGTCGTCCCTCCGCTGAATTTGTTTTCGGGCTTGATACGCTCTTCAAGGGAAAGACGCCTGACGATGCTGATACAGGAATTCCCTCATGA